GTCGGCGATTACGAAGGTGTTGTCGGCTCGGGGGTTGGCGCAGTATATGGCGTTTGATCAGATTGACAAGGCGCCGGAGGAGAAGGAGCGGGGTTTGACGATTGCGATTGCGCATGTGGAGTATGAG
This Thermodesulfobacteriota bacterium DNA region includes the following protein-coding sequences:
- a CDS encoding GTP-binding protein; the protein is MSKPKFERTKPHVNVGTIGHVDHGKTTLTSAITKVLSARGLAQYMAFDQIDKAPEEKERGLTIAIAHVEYE